One window from the genome of Candidatus Chlorohelix allophototropha encodes:
- the dnaG gene encoding DNA primase produces the protein MNGFVPNYIEEIKRRLSVVDHISARVPLKKSGKNYKGLCPFHGEKSGSFFVFPQTESYYCFGCHESGDVFTFTMKTEGLEFNEALEMLAKRAGVDLPEREPQIAPDPEIQSQQQLKERLKEINAAAAIYFSHLLLKSNEGQAARDYLAKREVTPKAVELFGLGYALDSWDNLFKHLTAKGRFSPQELVQAGLVGERENGDGYYDRFRGRLIFPIKDRQGQIIAFGGRVLEGAPSDAPKYLNSPQTFLFDKSATLYGFDLARDSIRHSDCAVVVEGYMDVIAAHEAGFSNVVAPLGTALTEKHVVSLKKLTKRIVLALDADYAGQKATLQGIEVLKRGFDSYSVAVPNPKGLIQFEQQLDADIRVAILPTGKDPDEVVRESPDRWKEMIARAVPVVDYTFTSVAASMDLNNARGKSEAVEILIPVILEVRDRIEREHYIQKLARITNTGADLLYAELKRVSRAQYSKPSAEKSRNDNTVSGVDIDTSEETPPRVIQIGARRQLDYEDKLLAFVWRYSKALDNTGQEDKQVSSDDFRKGENRFLYESLIEAKQHGVSLTEVEESFTPEMASYFAQLMEDVNAQPELDPYGEVSLAFQFQLRRLRNSRAMDFVPTLVEMQRNCEELANTGENADGANENMLENEDEIFRQADQLRVEIFNNQPSLSVIFKDSRDR, from the coding sequence ATGAATGGCTTTGTGCCTAACTACATCGAAGAAATTAAGCGACGCTTGAGCGTGGTGGATCATATTTCCGCGCGAGTCCCGCTTAAAAAATCCGGGAAAAATTATAAAGGTCTTTGCCCTTTTCATGGTGAAAAATCCGGAAGTTTTTTTGTATTTCCCCAAACTGAGAGCTATTACTGTTTTGGCTGTCATGAATCCGGCGATGTATTTACCTTCACCATGAAAACCGAAGGGCTGGAATTTAACGAAGCGCTGGAAATGCTGGCAAAGCGGGCGGGAGTGGATTTGCCTGAACGCGAGCCACAAATCGCCCCCGATCCTGAAATCCAATCTCAACAGCAGCTTAAAGAACGTCTTAAAGAAATAAATGCAGCGGCGGCAATCTATTTTAGCCATTTGTTGCTCAAATCCAATGAGGGTCAGGCTGCCCGCGACTATTTGGCGAAACGTGAGGTAACACCAAAAGCTGTTGAACTGTTCGGGCTTGGATATGCTCTGGATAGTTGGGATAATTTATTTAAACATCTTACCGCCAAAGGTCGCTTCTCACCACAAGAATTGGTGCAAGCCGGGCTGGTGGGCGAAAGAGAAAATGGGGACGGCTATTACGATCGGTTTCGGGGTCGGCTGATTTTTCCGATCAAAGACAGGCAAGGACAGATTATCGCTTTCGGGGGTCGTGTGCTTGAAGGCGCACCTTCCGATGCGCCAAAGTATCTGAACTCGCCTCAAACTTTTCTGTTTGACAAAAGCGCCACACTTTACGGGTTTGATTTAGCGCGGGATAGCATCCGCCACAGTGATTGTGCGGTAGTGGTTGAAGGCTACATGGATGTTATCGCGGCGCACGAAGCAGGTTTTAGTAATGTGGTTGCGCCTTTGGGAACGGCTTTGACCGAAAAGCATGTTGTATCATTAAAGAAACTTACCAAACGTATAGTGTTGGCGCTCGATGCCGATTATGCCGGACAGAAAGCAACTTTGCAAGGCATTGAAGTGCTAAAACGAGGTTTTGATAGCTATAGCGTTGCGGTTCCTAACCCCAAAGGGCTGATTCAGTTCGAACAGCAACTCGATGCCGATATAAGAGTAGCGATTTTACCGACCGGCAAAGACCCTGATGAAGTGGTTCGCGAGAGTCCCGATCGTTGGAAAGAAATGATCGCGCGCGCTGTTCCGGTAGTCGATTACACTTTTACTAGTGTAGCTGCTTCAATGGACTTAAATAATGCGCGGGGCAAGAGTGAAGCAGTAGAAATCCTTATTCCGGTAATTCTGGAAGTACGCGATCGTATAGAACGTGAACATTATATCCAGAAACTGGCGCGAATAACCAATACCGGCGCGGATTTGCTATATGCTGAGTTAAAGCGGGTTTCCAGAGCACAATATTCCAAACCTTCTGCCGAAAAAAGCAGGAACGATAACACGGTTTCTGGCGTTGATATAGATACAAGTGAAGAAACTCCACCACGGGTTATCCAAATAGGAGCGCGTCGCCAACTGGATTACGAGGACAAGCTCCTTGCTTTCGTGTGGCGTTATTCGAAAGCTCTCGATAATACCGGGCAAGAGGATAAACAGGTTTCTTCTGATGATTTTAGAAAAGGCGAAAATCGATTTCTGTATGAATCATTGATTGAAGCCAAGCAACATGGGGTTTCATTAACTGAAGTAGAAGAATCATTTACTCCGGAGATGGCAAGCTACTTTGCGCAGCTTATGGAAGATGTAAACGCGCAACCGGAACTTGACCCATATGGTGAAGTAAGTTTGGCTTTTCAGTTTCAACTGAGGCGCTTGCGTAACTCTAGGGCAATGGATTTCGTACCAACATTAGTAGAGATGCAACGCAATTGCGAAGAGTTGGCAAATACTGGCGAAAATGCGGATGGCGCTAACGAAAACATGTTGGAAAATGAAGATGAAATTTTCCGGCAAGCCGACCAGCTTAGGGTAGAAATTTTTAATAACCAACCCAGCTTGAGCGTTATTTTTAAAGATAGTCGTGATCGGTAA
- a CDS encoding metallophosphoesterase family protein — MESPSQSIGSAIAPAHSKPIRIAAIGDIHCTERSFSQMKHLFSGVHERAEVLILCGDITDNGRTTEMEVFLAALKPALQKGVVVLSVLGNHDFHSGKERQLVQLMQEAGVRVFFGDDNLFVYNDQVGFVGVKGFWGGFNPNVISAFGEEEGKAVMRETAEDVRRMAKGLRSLNTPLKVAIMHYSPIKDTLKGESPELYGVLGAEWLARPLDEEGATVCFHGHSHRGSYNGLTRKGIPVYNVSAPVLRRAGLQLPSIHLV; from the coding sequence ATGGAATCGCCTTCACAGAGTATCGGTTCAGCGATCGCACCTGCCCATTCTAAGCCCATCCGTATCGCGGCTATCGGTGATATTCACTGTACCGAACGCTCATTTTCCCAGATGAAACACTTGTTTTCGGGTGTCCATGAACGTGCAGAAGTATTAATTCTGTGCGGAGATATTACCGACAACGGGCGCACTACTGAGATGGAAGTATTTCTTGCTGCCCTTAAACCAGCCCTTCAAAAGGGTGTAGTGGTTCTTTCAGTGCTGGGTAATCATGATTTCCATAGTGGGAAAGAACGCCAATTGGTTCAATTGATGCAAGAAGCAGGGGTGCGCGTTTTCTTTGGGGATGACAACCTGTTTGTTTATAATGACCAAGTTGGTTTTGTAGGGGTGAAAGGCTTTTGGGGCGGTTTCAATCCCAACGTAATTTCTGCCTTTGGGGAGGAAGAAGGCAAAGCGGTAATGCGGGAAACCGCTGAGGATGTACGTAGGATGGCTAAAGGGCTGCGTTCTCTCAATACGCCGCTTAAAGTTGCCATAATGCACTATTCACCGATTAAAGATACTCTGAAAGGTGAATCGCCTGAACTATACGGGGTTTTGGGGGCGGAATGGCTTGCCAGACCCTTGGATGAAGAAGGCGCAACCGTATGTTTTCATGGGCACTCCCATCGTGGCAGCTATAATGGGCTGACCCGCAAAGGCATCCCGGTTTATAATGTGTCAGCGCCAGTCTTACGACGTGCCGGGTTGCAACTGCCCAGTATCCATTTGGTTTAG